In Triticum aestivum cultivar Chinese Spring chromosome 5B, IWGSC CS RefSeq v2.1, whole genome shotgun sequence, the following proteins share a genomic window:
- the LOC123114240 gene encoding uncharacterized protein isoform X2: MAGSRRRRRRGRARLPQQGAEPSPPAETALSSREVNTVERTSKNACPASASTSLPLSGPHVCADLLDSLLQEILLHEIIALFDSFHDFLAFIGTCRSWRAAVSTFPSVHTFSFPPLHFKPDGPYVRPHSGPIKPILLSDCKWQLSDPSKKNSSLACSVPKNSPNKMRYLGCSYGYLIFSYEVHCLLVDVYTGRKVRPPKLPRNNDLGYFCGIGILTAPLISPNSRLLLFSRDSMFEWQVGKNFWSEHTLDLDDELIYQIVFFKGDIFVVDAVLRLHTIHLTPQFRMQKIAIKKEFVPMNSWLVVCGDMLLMIEQDFSSGRLGGSSDAFFRIFRLNFSVEPAKWVKLDKLDNYALFVSLDRRNPTFCCMSPERWGGKSNCIYFARLSEDPDETWTAVEFGQPVPDSAVRSMFFYDISLSLDCGVLSSLWVFPSLVYGSG, encoded by the exons ATGgccggaagccgccgccgccgccgccgcggaagaGCGCGGCTGCCGCAGCAGGGTGCCGAACCCTCGCCGCCGGCAGAAACCGCTCTCAGCTCCAG AGAAGTTAACACTGTGGAGAGAACCTCGAAGAACGCCTGCCCTGCCTCAGCCTCTACCTCCCTGCCTTTGTCTGGACCTCATGTTTGTGCAGATCTCCTGGACAGCCTGCTTCAAGAAATTCTGCTTCACGAAATTATTGCTCTGTTTGACTCATTCCATGACTTCCTTGCATTCATTGGCACCTGCCGCTCTTGGCGTGCTGCAGTCTCTACCTTTCCCTCTGTGCATACATTCAGCTTCCCGCCGCTCCACTTCAAACCAGATGGTCCTTATGTTCGTCCACATAGCGGCCCTATCAAGCCCATCCTTTTATCTGATTGCAAATGGCAGCTCAGTGATCCTAGCAAGAAAAACTCATCCCTTGCGTGTTCAGTGCCTAAAAATAGTCCAAATAAAATGCGCTATTTGGGCTGCTCGTATGGGTATCTTATCTTCTCCTACGAGGTTCACTGCCTCCTTGTCGATGTGTACACTGGTCGCAAGGTGAGGCCACCCAAACTCCCACGTAACAATGATCTTGGGTACTTTTGTGGCATAGGCATCCTTACGGCCCCATTGATTTCACCCAACTCTCGCCTCCTCCTTTTCTCAAGAGATTCCATGTTTGAGTGGCAGGTTGGAAAAAACTTCTGGTCAGAGCACACCCTTGATCTTGATGATGAACTCATCTATCAGATTGTTTTCTTCAAAGGTGATATCTTTGTCGTAGATGCTGTTCTCAGGCTCCACACTATACACCTGACACCTCAATTCcgcatgcaaaaaatagcaattaaAAAGGAGTTTGTGCCTATGAACTCATGGTTGGTGGTCTGTGGTGACATGCTTCTCATGATTGAGCAAGACTTCAGCTCTGGCAGATTGGGTGGCTCATCTGACGCATTCTTTAGGATCTTTCGCCTCAACTTCTCTGTCGAGCCAGCTAAGTGGGTGAAGTTGGACAAGTTGGATAATTATGCTCTGTTTGTAAGCCTTGACAGAAGGAATCCTACATTTTGTTGCATGAGCCCGGAAAGATGGGGAGGAAAGAGTAACTGCATTTATTTTGCGAGGCTATCTGAAGATCCCGATGAAACATGGACCGCGGTCGAGTTTGGTCAGCCAGTGCCAGACAGCGCAGTCCGCTCCATGTTCTTCTATGATATTTCGCTCTCTCTAGACTGTGGTGTACTAAGTAGCCTCTGGGTGTTCCCCAGTTTAGTTTATGGTTCTGGCTAG
- the LOC123114240 gene encoding uncharacterized protein isoform X1, which translates to MAGSRRRRRRGRARLPQQGAEPSPPAETALSSSREVNTVERTSKNACPASASTSLPLSGPHVCADLLDSLLQEILLHEIIALFDSFHDFLAFIGTCRSWRAAVSTFPSVHTFSFPPLHFKPDGPYVRPHSGPIKPILLSDCKWQLSDPSKKNSSLACSVPKNSPNKMRYLGCSYGYLIFSYEVHCLLVDVYTGRKVRPPKLPRNNDLGYFCGIGILTAPLISPNSRLLLFSRDSMFEWQVGKNFWSEHTLDLDDELIYQIVFFKGDIFVVDAVLRLHTIHLTPQFRMQKIAIKKEFVPMNSWLVVCGDMLLMIEQDFSSGRLGGSSDAFFRIFRLNFSVEPAKWVKLDKLDNYALFVSLDRRNPTFCCMSPERWGGKSNCIYFARLSEDPDETWTAVEFGQPVPDSAVRSMFFYDISLSLDCGVLSSLWVFPSLVYGSG; encoded by the exons ATGgccggaagccgccgccgccgccgccgcggaagaGCGCGGCTGCCGCAGCAGGGTGCCGAACCCTCGCCGCCGGCAGAAACCGCTCTCAGCTCCAG CAGAGAAGTTAACACTGTGGAGAGAACCTCGAAGAACGCCTGCCCTGCCTCAGCCTCTACCTCCCTGCCTTTGTCTGGACCTCATGTTTGTGCAGATCTCCTGGACAGCCTGCTTCAAGAAATTCTGCTTCACGAAATTATTGCTCTGTTTGACTCATTCCATGACTTCCTTGCATTCATTGGCACCTGCCGCTCTTGGCGTGCTGCAGTCTCTACCTTTCCCTCTGTGCATACATTCAGCTTCCCGCCGCTCCACTTCAAACCAGATGGTCCTTATGTTCGTCCACATAGCGGCCCTATCAAGCCCATCCTTTTATCTGATTGCAAATGGCAGCTCAGTGATCCTAGCAAGAAAAACTCATCCCTTGCGTGTTCAGTGCCTAAAAATAGTCCAAATAAAATGCGCTATTTGGGCTGCTCGTATGGGTATCTTATCTTCTCCTACGAGGTTCACTGCCTCCTTGTCGATGTGTACACTGGTCGCAAGGTGAGGCCACCCAAACTCCCACGTAACAATGATCTTGGGTACTTTTGTGGCATAGGCATCCTTACGGCCCCATTGATTTCACCCAACTCTCGCCTCCTCCTTTTCTCAAGAGATTCCATGTTTGAGTGGCAGGTTGGAAAAAACTTCTGGTCAGAGCACACCCTTGATCTTGATGATGAACTCATCTATCAGATTGTTTTCTTCAAAGGTGATATCTTTGTCGTAGATGCTGTTCTCAGGCTCCACACTATACACCTGACACCTCAATTCcgcatgcaaaaaatagcaattaaAAAGGAGTTTGTGCCTATGAACTCATGGTTGGTGGTCTGTGGTGACATGCTTCTCATGATTGAGCAAGACTTCAGCTCTGGCAGATTGGGTGGCTCATCTGACGCATTCTTTAGGATCTTTCGCCTCAACTTCTCTGTCGAGCCAGCTAAGTGGGTGAAGTTGGACAAGTTGGATAATTATGCTCTGTTTGTAAGCCTTGACAGAAGGAATCCTACATTTTGTTGCATGAGCCCGGAAAGATGGGGAGGAAAGAGTAACTGCATTTATTTTGCGAGGCTATCTGAAGATCCCGATGAAACATGGACCGCGGTCGAGTTTGGTCAGCCAGTGCCAGACAGCGCAGTCCGCTCCATGTTCTTCTATGATATTTCGCTCTCTCTAGACTGTGGTGTACTAAGTAGCCTCTGGGTGTTCCCCAGTTTAGTTTATGGTTCTGGCTAG